A single Nicotiana tabacum cultivar K326 chromosome 5, ASM71507v2, whole genome shotgun sequence DNA region contains:
- the LOC107828344 gene encoding uncharacterized protein LOC107828344: MFIEDQQLFQFLSGLNESYSTIKSTIMMMNPLPPISKVYSILQQADESQRAPHAPSFSGDSASFLASPTCFNNNNRNFTQRVNFDSKRTANSIFCTYCKKTGHTVDKCYRLHGFPTDFKFTKNKKSASCVQTEVPYVSPSRSSAASSDNSVYGFTKQQYQHLLSMFQQVQLSTGMSPDVSSTEDSGFAHFAGPFSKEVTDNW, translated from the exons ATGTTCATAGAAGATCAACAGTTATTTCAATTCCTCAGTGGATTAAATGAATCTTATTCTACTATCAAAAGCACCATCATGATGATGAATCCCTTACCACCTATAAGTAAAGTCTATTCTATCCTACAACAAGCGGATGAGAGCCAGAGAGCACCACATGCTCCTAGTTTTTCTGGTGATTCTGCATCTTTTCTAGCCTCTCCTACttgtttcaacaacaacaataggaaCTTCACTCAGAGAGTCAACTTTGACTCTAAAAGGActgcaaattctattttttgcaCATATTGCAAGAAAACTGGACATACTGTGGACAAATGCTATAGGCTACATGGATTTCCTACTGATTTTAAGTTCACCAAGAATAAGAAATCAGCATCTTGTGTCCAGACTGAAGTTCCATATGTCTCTCCTTCCCGTTCATCTGCTGCCTCCTCTGATAATTCAGTTTATGGTTTTACCAAGCAGCAATATCAACATCTCCTGAGTATGTTTCAGCAAGTTCAACTCTCTACTGGGATGTCTCCTGATGTTTCCTCCACAGAAGACTCTGGCTTTGCTCATTTTGCAG GGCCTTTCTCTAAAGAGGTCACTGATAATTGGTAA